The following are encoded together in the Pleurocapsa sp. FMAR1 genome:
- a CDS encoding acetolactate synthase large subunit, whose amino-acid sequence MGESNVAEVLVRCLENEEVEYVFGLPGEENLHILEALRDSPIQFITTRHEQGAAFMADVYGRLTGKAGVCLSTLGPGATNLMTGVADANLDGAPLVAITGQVGTDRMHIDSHQYLDLVALFAPITKWNAQIVRPDTTPEIIRKAFKVAQSEKPGAVHIDLPENIAAMPLKGKPLHRDNREKTYASTRSLNAAAVAISKAKNPLILAGNGVIRGHASEALTEFATRLSIPVANTFMGKGAIPYTHPLSLWTVGLQQRDLISCAFDEADLVIAVGYDLVEYSPKKWNPDGDTTIIHVDESRSEIDSSYIPLVEVFGDISDSLNDIVKRCDREAYPGSNRNGKEATSAVSLRHQIKEDYEQYANDDGFPIKPQKIIYDLRQVMDPEDIVISDVGAHKMWMARHYHSDCPNTCIISNGFAAMGIAIPGAMAAKLVHPDRKVVAVTGDGGFMMNCQELETALRVNTPFVTLIFNDNGYGLIEWKQISQFGHSTSVDFGNPDFVKFAESMGLKGYRVESAADLIPTLKKALADDVPAVIDCPVDYKENLRFSQKSGDLSCKITI is encoded by the coding sequence TTAGATGTTTAGAAAATGAAGAGGTAGAATACGTCTTTGGTTTACCAGGAGAAGAAAATCTGCATATCCTAGAAGCTTTAAGAGATTCTCCAATCCAGTTTATTACTACTCGTCATGAACAGGGTGCTGCGTTTATGGCAGACGTTTATGGTCGTTTGACAGGTAAAGCAGGTGTCTGCCTGTCTACTCTAGGACCTGGAGCAACAAACCTCATGACAGGTGTAGCCGATGCTAATCTTGATGGTGCGCCCCTAGTAGCAATTACAGGACAAGTGGGTACAGATAGAATGCACATTGATTCCCATCAGTATCTCGATTTAGTTGCATTGTTCGCCCCAATAACTAAATGGAATGCGCAAATTGTCCGCCCTGATACTACCCCCGAAATTATTCGCAAAGCCTTTAAAGTCGCTCAATCCGAAAAGCCTGGTGCAGTTCATATTGATTTACCAGAAAATATTGCTGCCATGCCTCTTAAAGGCAAACCTCTTCATCGTGATAACCGAGAAAAAACCTATGCCTCAACCCGTAGCCTGAATGCTGCTGCCGTTGCTATATCTAAAGCTAAAAATCCTTTGATCCTGGCGGGAAATGGTGTAATTCGTGGTCATGCAAGTGAGGCATTAACTGAATTTGCTACTCGGCTAAGTATTCCCGTTGCTAACACCTTTATGGGCAAAGGAGCAATTCCTTATACTCATCCTTTATCTTTATGGACAGTTGGACTACAACAGCGAGATTTAATTAGCTGTGCTTTTGATGAAGCGGATCTAGTCATTGCTGTGGGTTATGACCTAGTGGAATATTCCCCGAAAAAATGGAATCCTGATGGCGACACCACAATTATTCACGTCGACGAAAGCAGATCCGAAATTGATAGCAGCTATATTCCTTTAGTAGAAGTATTTGGCGATATCTCTGATTCACTTAATGATATCGTTAAACGTTGCGATCGCGAGGCATATCCTGGAAGTAATCGCAACGGCAAAGAAGCTACTTCGGCGGTAAGCTTGCGACATCAAATCAAAGAAGATTACGAACAGTATGCCAATGACGATGGTTTTCCCATAAAACCCCAAAAAATTATCTATGACCTTCGTCAGGTAATGGATCCAGAAGATATAGTCATTTCCGATGTGGGAGCGCATAAAATGTGGATGGCGCGTCACTATCACTCTGACTGCCCTAATACCTGTATTATTTCTAATGGCTTTGCCGCTATGGGCATTGCTATTCCTGGGGCAATGGCGGCTAAATTAGTCCACCCAGATCGCAAAGTTGTGGCAGTGACAGGGGACGGCGGTTTTATGATGAACTGTCAAGAGTTAGAAACCGCCTTAAGAGTCAACACTCCTTTTGTTACTCTGATTTTCAATGACAACGGCTATGGCTTAATTGAGTGGAAGCAAATTAGTCAATTTGGTCACTCTACTTCGGTTGATTTTGGAAATCCAGACTTTGTTAAATTTGCTGAGAGTATGGGACTAAAAGGTTATCGAGTCGAATCAGCAGCAGACTTGATTCCCACCTTGAAAAAAGCTCTGGCTGATGATGTACCAGCAGTTATTGATTGTCCTGTAGATTACAAGGAAAACTTACGCTTTTCGCAAAAATCAGGAGATCTAAGTTGTAAGATTACTATCTAG
- a CDS encoding photosystem I assembly protein Ycf3: MPRTQRNDNFVDKTFTVMADIILKALPTNKKAKEAFAYYRDGMSAQGDGEYAEALENYEEALTLEEDPNDRSYILYNMGLIYASNGNIDKAMELYNESIDLNPRMPQALNNIAVIYHYEGEKAKEVGDVEKAESYYDKAAEYWKQAIRIAPNNYMEAQNWLKITGRSEMDVFF, translated from the coding sequence ATGCCACGTACCCAAAGAAACGATAACTTTGTAGATAAGACCTTTACTGTCATGGCAGACATCATCCTCAAAGCTCTGCCTACTAACAAAAAAGCCAAAGAAGCTTTTGCCTATTATCGTGATGGTATGTCTGCTCAAGGTGATGGAGAATATGCAGAAGCTTTAGAAAACTATGAAGAGGCATTAACCCTCGAAGAAGATCCTAACGATCGCAGCTATATCCTCTATAATATGGGCTTGATCTATGCCAGCAATGGAAATATCGATAAGGCGATGGAGCTTTATAATGAATCTATCGATCTTAACCCTAGAATGCCCCAAGCATTGAATAACATTGCTGTTATCTATCACTATGAAGGGGAAAAAGCCAAGGAAGTAGGCGACGTAGAAAAAGCAGAATCTTATTACGATAAGGCTGCTGAGTATTGGAAGCAAGCGATTAGAATTGCACCTAACAACTACATGGAAGCTCAAAATTGGCTCAAAATTACGGGACGTTCGGAAATGGATGTATTCTTTTAA